A genomic stretch from Bordetella sp. N includes:
- a CDS encoding flagellin, with product MSSVINTNYLSLVAQNNLNSSQSALGTAITRLSSGLRINSAKDDAAGEAIANRFTANVNGLTQAARNANDGISIAQTTEGSLDEINNNLQRVRELTVQAANGTNSASDLESIQAEITQRMAEIDRVSAQTQFNGVKVLASDQTLSIQVGANDNETININLKQINSSTLGLDKLDVTKSVSSTDLKAVTTLQAGKSATWTNFSYSTTGGATYSLAVGSDNKLYAVTGTGTAATYYTATYDADKGTVTVGAATASVSAANINTGATQFDTSKGTVDLSAAKSATVVPPAAPSVSAVYMDNTGGPTATSFSVKAGNTYYAATLDSTTGALSIDMASGTSVAVGTAVTAKAVQTALADPGVAVDLSTVNSSFEGTNSLVQDSKTGSYYVKNTAGSTTTYYAATVDATTGKVSTSADKETIVDPLSSIDKALQTVDSFRSDLGAIQNRFESTITNLNNTVNNLSDARSRIQDADYATEVSNMSRAQILQQAGTSVLAQANQVPQTVLSLLR from the coding sequence ATGTCTTCGGTTATCAATACCAACTACCTGTCTCTGGTTGCACAAAACAACCTGAACTCGTCGCAGTCCGCTCTGGGCACCGCGATCACCCGCCTGTCCTCGGGCCTGCGCATCAACAGCGCCAAGGATGACGCAGCTGGCGAAGCTATCGCCAACCGCTTCACCGCCAACGTGAACGGCCTGACCCAGGCTGCTCGCAACGCCAACGACGGCATCTCGATCGCTCAAACGACCGAAGGCTCGCTGGACGAAATCAACAACAACCTGCAGCGCGTTCGCGAACTGACCGTTCAAGCCGCCAACGGCACGAACTCGGCCAGCGATCTGGAATCGATCCAGGCTGAAATCACCCAGCGCATGGCTGAAATCGACCGCGTGTCGGCTCAGACCCAGTTCAACGGCGTGAAAGTTCTGGCCAGCGATCAAACGCTGAGCATCCAAGTCGGCGCCAACGACAACGAAACGATCAACATCAACCTGAAGCAGATCAATTCGTCGACCCTGGGCCTGGACAAGCTGGACGTCACCAAGTCGGTCAGCAGCACCGACCTGAAGGCGGTCACCACCCTGCAAGCCGGCAAGTCGGCCACGTGGACCAACTTCTCGTACAGCACCACCGGCGGCGCGACGTACTCGCTGGCCGTGGGTTCGGACAACAAGCTGTATGCCGTCACCGGCACCGGCACCGCCGCTACGTACTACACCGCCACGTACGATGCCGACAAGGGCACCGTCACCGTCGGCGCAGCGACCGCTTCGGTTTCCGCCGCCAACATCAACACCGGCGCTACCCAATTCGACACGTCGAAGGGTACCGTTGACCTGTCGGCCGCCAAGAGCGCCACGGTCGTTCCCCCGGCCGCTCCGTCGGTTTCCGCCGTGTACATGGACAACACCGGCGGCCCGACCGCCACGTCGTTCAGCGTCAAGGCTGGCAACACGTACTACGCCGCCACCCTGGATTCGACCACGGGCGCTCTGAGCATCGATATGGCTTCGGGCACCAGCGTTGCCGTTGGCACCGCCGTGACTGCCAAGGCTGTGCAAACCGCCCTGGCCGATCCTGGCGTCGCCGTCGACCTGAGCACCGTGAACTCGTCGTTCGAAGGCACCAACAGCCTGGTTCAAGACAGCAAGACCGGTTCGTACTACGTCAAGAACACCGCTGGTTCGACGACCACGTACTACGCCGCCACCGTTGACGCGACCACCGGCAAGGTTTCGACCTCCGCCGACAAGGAAACCATCGTTGATCCGCTGTCCTCGATCGACAAGGCCCTGCAAACCGTTGACTCGTTCCGTAGCGACCTGGGCGCGATCCAGAACCGCTTCGAATCGACCATCACCAACCTGAACAACACGGTCAACAACCTGTCCGACGCCCGTTCGCGTATTCAAGACGCCGACTACGCTACCGAAGTGTCGAACATGAGCCGCGCTCAGATCCTGCAACAGGCTGGTACCTCGGTTCTGGCGCAAGCCAACCAAGTGCCGCAAACGGTTCTGTCGCTGCTGCGTTAA
- a CDS encoding glycosyltransferase yields MSKSLKSRLPSRLPAVHAPRPTLADAQQQTRRSPDDFRAWRDFAEQLVNAEQFDEALEAAERAKALAPEDAGVWLQLGEIAIKQDKDREAVKHLEKSIELQAGQARAHNALAGALLRINNIDDALKHIDIAYELAPSNGVIHATRSLILLRHFRYAEAITLIEGLMKADPRNAFAYSTNLGNALRDIGRLAESEQCYLKATALQPKDLFSRSNLLTLMHYMPERTAAEIEQACRAFGTLFAEGKRGERPVPADRSPDKRLRVGMFSDGFRQHPVGAMTTTALEQLVDQGVELYFYTTTATADYITTRLQNMSSRWQLIAGLTDEQFTQQVKDDQIDILIDLAGYGAGTRMKVMAHEPAPLLVKWVGGLINTTGIENIDYLLTDAIESPPGSDSGYAEKLIRMPDDYICYMPPARVPDVAALPALRKGHVTFGCFNNPTKINPVLLAEWARLLNAVPDSHLLLKSGPYDSPVMQKMVTDVMVAHGVAAERIEFSGQSLHYKLFEAYNEIDVALDPWPYSGGLTTCEAMLMGVPVVSLPGPTFAGRHSATHLVNAGMPELVANDWDEYRARAVELVSNLDSLATIRGHLRETLLKSPVCDGARFAGHLASAFRAIWQRYCEGKAPAALHMSKDGSARFDGDDAPVKLLQPALPPEELGFQWQLPGKLIAVDSDGRLLDRPSTEGMLSLQMLETVVFDAAASKRDHALVGREDVHYQPGVALGDGEQATLHDCLDPKLSGLLKPLDADSSPTAAGRVLFQRAVPTIALDNINGLPAVDWLLLGSDGASANILAHGAQALAQTLLIDARVVFQPTHAGQPTLAEVEIWASQHGFRLHRLHTPETGHMSKLAGSATLPPTALLHADALYIPNAARLAELDAGRRQKLACILHMGYGLEDVAYEVLAVPDAAQAGSDDTAEDTPAQAYLDDRLVAKAVNTDIVIGLHSARSLNEALQTVRVGQAMRKWGEPARAVMLKRAQSMLAREKSNDNAYFLYAHALLAKGELTPVDDESTRAVVLRELSVRLHAVGWPHKGALYSRHLVDASVINARLGARVSAVVTATAYDATLLATLQALREQGQDDIEIVLVSDGTPIAAYADAMPLVDAYVETQAHGSPYVARNLGVVYTHAPVLLFVDGDGVPEAGLVQAHLDAQRDYNAISVRGAYRFKTSKSATPAPWSLGDDVTLAFPTPVGNVSFARNAFTAVGGWGDYLMNADGGMDIGHRLINKGEAQTRQLYTPDAVLRLDRDVPVEDKFARQSAPGWLLQAMGALRFEKPAGEVPVPGACIVWPPTGRDGTRAPLVEAPELLLSRNQPRKTFVGVPVYNEEKYIEQTIQSLKGQDVEDVGFLVCDNASTDRTLEIIRDTVGGDKRFEIFKQPENLGAFGNFKFAFDYTDSEYFMWLGAHDFLSPGYLAAALGRFESDPGVSMVCGKPYSIGADAIDGSQATLVAGAVYDFDDESATDRYMKSVSKLGNCTIVHSLFRRADAAGFDMREVVSWDHVFISRLLWKGRLAYLDEAKYFRRYFPAREQTSDQRMTAGKRTLSRADFRQHYQDDLVLLRNGEDDTKLRQTLDDVLVKRFGV; encoded by the coding sequence ATGTCCAAGTCGCTCAAATCCCGTCTTCCCAGCCGCCTGCCCGCCGTGCACGCCCCCCGTCCGACGCTCGCCGACGCCCAGCAGCAAACCCGGCGCTCGCCCGACGATTTTCGGGCCTGGCGGGATTTCGCCGAGCAACTCGTCAACGCGGAGCAGTTCGACGAAGCCCTCGAAGCCGCCGAACGGGCCAAAGCCCTGGCGCCCGAGGACGCCGGCGTCTGGCTGCAGCTGGGCGAGATCGCCATCAAGCAGGACAAGGACCGGGAAGCGGTCAAGCACCTGGAAAAGTCGATCGAGCTGCAGGCGGGTCAGGCAAGGGCCCACAACGCCCTGGCGGGCGCCCTGCTGCGGATCAACAACATCGATGACGCGCTGAAGCACATCGATATCGCCTACGAGCTGGCGCCCAGCAATGGCGTCATTCACGCGACCCGGTCCCTGATTCTGCTGCGCCACTTCCGTTACGCGGAGGCCATTACCCTGATCGAGGGCCTGATGAAGGCCGATCCGCGTAATGCCTTCGCCTACAGCACCAACCTGGGCAACGCCCTGCGTGACATCGGCCGCCTGGCCGAATCCGAGCAGTGCTACCTGAAGGCCACGGCCCTGCAGCCCAAGGACTTGTTCTCCCGTTCGAACCTGCTGACGCTGATGCATTACATGCCGGAGCGCACCGCGGCGGAGATCGAGCAGGCCTGCCGGGCGTTCGGCACCTTGTTCGCGGAAGGCAAGCGGGGCGAACGCCCCGTGCCCGCCGACCGCTCGCCCGACAAGCGCCTGCGCGTGGGCATGTTCTCCGACGGTTTCCGCCAGCACCCCGTGGGCGCGATGACGACGACCGCGCTGGAACAATTGGTCGACCAGGGCGTGGAGCTGTATTTCTACACCACCACGGCCACCGCCGATTACATCACCACGCGACTGCAGAACATGAGCAGCCGCTGGCAGCTGATCGCCGGCCTGACTGACGAGCAGTTCACGCAGCAGGTCAAGGACGACCAGATCGACATTCTCATCGACCTGGCCGGCTATGGCGCCGGGACGCGCATGAAGGTCATGGCCCACGAACCGGCGCCGCTGCTGGTCAAATGGGTGGGCGGGCTGATCAATACCACGGGTATCGAGAACATCGACTACCTGCTGACGGACGCCATCGAATCGCCCCCCGGGTCGGACAGCGGCTACGCGGAAAAGCTGATCCGCATGCCGGACGACTATATCTGCTACATGCCGCCGGCCCGCGTGCCCGATGTCGCCGCCCTGCCCGCCTTGCGCAAGGGCCACGTCACCTTCGGCTGCTTCAACAATCCGACCAAGATCAACCCCGTCCTGCTGGCGGAATGGGCGCGGCTGCTGAACGCCGTGCCGGATTCGCACCTGCTGCTCAAGAGCGGCCCGTACGACAGCCCCGTCATGCAGAAGATGGTGACGGACGTGATGGTGGCGCACGGCGTGGCCGCCGAGCGCATCGAATTCTCCGGCCAATCGCTGCATTACAAGCTGTTCGAAGCCTATAACGAGATCGACGTCGCCCTGGATCCCTGGCCCTATTCGGGTGGCTTGACCACCTGCGAGGCGATGCTGATGGGCGTCCCGGTGGTTTCGCTGCCGGGGCCCACGTTCGCCGGCCGCCACTCGGCCACCCACCTGGTCAATGCCGGCATGCCCGAGCTGGTCGCCAACGACTGGGACGAATACCGTGCCCGCGCCGTCGAGCTGGTCAGCAACCTGGACAGCCTGGCGACCATCCGCGGCCACCTGCGCGAAACCTTGCTGAAATCCCCCGTCTGCGACGGCGCGCGTTTCGCCGGCCACCTGGCCAGCGCATTCCGCGCCATCTGGCAGCGCTATTGCGAAGGCAAGGCGCCGGCGGCGCTGCATATGTCCAAGGACGGGTCGGCGCGCTTCGACGGCGACGACGCGCCGGTCAAGCTGCTGCAACCGGCCCTGCCGCCCGAAGAGTTGGGCTTCCAATGGCAGTTGCCGGGCAAGCTGATCGCCGTCGACAGCGACGGCCGCCTGCTCGACCGCCCGTCGACCGAAGGCATGCTGTCCTTGCAGATGCTGGAAACGGTGGTATTCGACGCCGCCGCCAGCAAGCGCGACCATGCCCTCGTCGGGCGTGAGGACGTTCACTATCAACCCGGCGTCGCCCTGGGCGATGGCGAACAAGCCACCCTGCACGACTGCCTGGATCCCAAGCTGAGCGGCCTGCTCAAGCCGCTGGACGCGGACAGCAGCCCCACCGCCGCCGGCCGCGTGCTGTTCCAGCGCGCCGTTCCCACCATCGCGCTGGACAATATCAACGGCCTGCCGGCCGTGGATTGGCTGCTGCTGGGTAGCGACGGCGCCAGCGCGAACATCCTGGCGCATGGCGCCCAGGCCCTGGCCCAGACGCTGCTGATCGACGCGCGTGTCGTGTTCCAGCCCACGCATGCTGGCCAGCCTACCCTGGCCGAAGTGGAAATATGGGCCAGCCAGCACGGTTTCCGCCTGCACCGCCTGCACACGCCAGAAACCGGCCATATGTCGAAGCTGGCCGGCAGCGCGACCTTGCCGCCCACCGCCCTGCTGCACGCTGACGCTCTCTACATTCCGAATGCCGCGCGTCTGGCCGAGCTGGATGCCGGCCGCCGCCAGAAGCTCGCCTGCATTTTGCACATGGGCTACGGCCTGGAAGACGTGGCCTACGAGGTATTGGCCGTCCCGGATGCCGCACAGGCCGGCTCGGACGATACCGCCGAGGACACGCCCGCGCAGGCTTACCTGGACGATCGCCTGGTCGCCAAGGCGGTCAACACCGACATCGTCATCGGGCTGCACAGCGCGCGCAGCTTGAACGAAGCCCTGCAGACGGTCCGTGTGGGCCAGGCCATGCGCAAGTGGGGCGAGCCCGCCCGGGCGGTGATGCTCAAGCGCGCCCAGAGCATGCTGGCGCGCGAAAAATCGAATGACAACGCTTATTTCCTGTACGCCCATGCGCTGCTGGCCAAGGGAGAATTGACCCCGGTCGATGACGAAAGCACGCGCGCGGTGGTGTTGCGCGAGTTGTCGGTGCGCCTGCACGCCGTCGGCTGGCCCCACAAGGGCGCGCTGTACAGCCGCCACCTGGTGGATGCCAGCGTCATCAATGCGCGCCTTGGCGCCCGCGTCAGCGCGGTGGTGACGGCGACCGCATATGACGCGACCCTGCTCGCCACCCTGCAGGCACTGCGCGAACAGGGCCAGGACGACATCGAAATCGTGCTGGTCAGCGACGGCACGCCGATCGCCGCTTACGCCGATGCCATGCCCCTGGTGGACGCCTACGTCGAGACGCAGGCCCACGGCAGCCCCTATGTGGCCCGCAACCTGGGCGTGGTCTACACGCATGCGCCGGTGCTGTTGTTCGTTGACGGTGACGGCGTGCCGGAAGCTGGCCTGGTGCAGGCCCACCTGGACGCCCAGCGCGACTACAACGCCATCTCGGTGCGCGGTGCTTATCGTTTCAAGACGTCCAAGAGCGCCACGCCGGCGCCCTGGTCGCTCGGTGATGACGTCACGCTGGCCTTCCCCACGCCGGTCGGCAACGTGTCCTTCGCCCGCAACGCCTTCACTGCCGTGGGCGGCTGGGGCGACTATTTGATGAACGCCGATGGCGGCATGGACATCGGCCATCGCCTGATCAACAAGGGCGAGGCGCAAACGCGCCAGCTCTACACGCCTGACGCCGTGCTGCGGCTGGACCGCGACGTGCCCGTGGAAGACAAGTTCGCCCGCCAAAGCGCGCCGGGCTGGCTGTTGCAGGCCATGGGCGCGCTACGCTTCGAGAAGCCCGCGGGCGAAGTGCCCGTTCCCGGCGCGTGCATCGTCTGGCCGCCGACCGGCCGGGATGGCACCCGGGCACCGCTGGTCGAGGCCCCGGAACTGCTGCTGAGCCGCAACCAGCCCCGCAAGACCTTCGTCGGCGTCCCCGTGTACAACGAAGAAAAGTACATCGAGCAGACCATTCAGTCGCTCAAGGGCCAGGATGTCGAGGACGTGGGCTTCCTGGTCTGCGACAACGCTTCCACCGACCGGACGCTGGAAATCATCCGCGACACTGTCGGCGGCGACAAGCGGTTCGAAATCTTCAAGCAGCCCGAGAACCTGGGCGCCTTCGGCAACTTCAAGTTCGCCTTCGATTACACGGACTCCGAGTATTTCATGTGGCTGGGCGCCCATGACTTCCTGTCGCCGGGCTACCTGGCCGCCGCCTTGGGCCGCTTTGAGTCGGACCCGGGCGTGTCCATGGTCTGCGGCAAGCCCTATTCGATCGGCGCGGATGCCATCGACGGGTCGCAGGCCACGCTGGTCGCCGGCGCCGTCTATGACTTCGATGACGAATCGGCCACGGATCGCTATATGAAGTCCGTGTCCAAGCTGGGCAACTGCACCATCGTGCATTCGCTGTTCCGCCGTGCCGACGCCGCGGGCTTCGATATGCGCGAGGTCGTGTCCTGGGACCACGTCTTCATCAGCCGTCTGCTCTGGAAGGGCCGCCTGGCGTATCTGGACGAAGCCAAGTACTTCCGCCGCTATTTCCCTGCTCGCGAACAGACCAGTGACCAGCGCATGACCGCCGGGAAACGCACGCTGAGCCGCGCCGATTTCCGCCAGCACTACCAGGACGACCTGGTGCTGCTGCGCAACGGCGAAGACGACACCAAGCTGCGCCAGACGCTGGATGACGTGCTGGTCAAACGGTTCGGCGTCTGA